In a single window of the Solea senegalensis isolate Sse05_10M linkage group LG1, IFAPA_SoseM_1, whole genome shotgun sequence genome:
- the pif1 gene encoding ATP-dependent DNA helicase PIF1: MLAGEDGSQLQCCVMVEQLNSSGQATRRQVIRKASVILGRNEFQEIILRVHDGKVPQSFNLKEFKLFTKFAREGKCTVKLLPENTQVLISNCPPDQLSLFLKTLSIKYQAWHSSKPLSAREKLKAALPRSFEAISPLQQKDIQKVNELRSKLAPNGLTDRTNKTAVRPGQQVKRSRADSNFSPVKMNPSKKPVLSLPSRKLNKEQAAVLSAVLSGKNVFFTGSAGTGKSFLLKRIVGSLPPKSTFATASTGVAACHIGGTTLHNFAGIGSGSAPLEQCIELAQRPGVLQHWTSCRHLIIDEISMVEAQFFDKLESVARSVKRSTEPFGGIQLIVCGDFLQLPPVSKGKEKARFCFQARSWRKVIQVNMELMEVRRQTDQSFISLLQAVRVGRVTEEVTAKLLKSAYHHIERDGILATRLCTHKDDVELTNENKLQQLPGSVREFEALDNDPAQVKTIDIHSPVSRVIQLKVGAQVMLTKNLDVARGLVNGARGVVVAFESGKQGLPRVRFLCGVTEVLKPERWVFKSNGGIHLSRQQLPLKLAWAISIHKSQGMTLDCVEISLARVFESGQAYVALSRARSLEGLRVMDFDPRVVRADPDVLLFCKKLRKERLLMQASMDDFVGNKENSW, encoded by the exons ATGTTGGCAGGGGAGGACGGTTCCCAGCTGCAGTGCTGTGTGATGGTGGAGCAGCTCAACTCCTCTGGTCAGGCCACCCGCAGGCAGGTCATCCGGAAGGCCTCTGTTATCCTGGGCCGGAATGAGTTCCAGGAAATTATACTCCGAGTCCACGACGGAAAAGTCCCACAAAGTTTCAACCTGAAAGAGTTCAAACTCTTCACCAAGTTTGCCAGAGAGGGCAAGTGTACTGTCAAACTGCTCCCTGAAAACACCCAGGTGCTGATCTCCAACTGCCCTCCTGACCAGCTGAGCCTCTTCCTCAAAACCCTGAGCATCAAATACCAGGCCTGGCACAGCAGCAAGCCTCTCAGCGCCAGAGAGAAGCTCAAAGCTGCTCTGCCCCGCAGCTTCGAGGCCATCAGCCCCCTGCAGCAAAAAGACATTCAGAAGGTCAATGAGCTGAGGAGTAAATTGGCTCCCAATGGACTCACAGACCGCACCAATAAAACTGCTGTAAGACCAGGACAGCAGGTCAAGCGGTCAAGGGCTGACAGTAACTTTAGTCCT GTGAAGATGAATCCGAGTAAGAAGCCCGTTCTGTCTCTGCCATCACGTAAACTAAACAAAGAGCAGGCTGCTGTTCTAAGTGCAGTGCTGAGTGGCAAGAATGTCTTCTTCACTGGAAGTGCTG gcACAGGAAAGTCTTTCTTGCTCAAGAGAATCGTGGGTTCTCTTCCTCCAAAGAGCACCTTTGCCACAGCCAGTACAGGAGTGGCTGCATGTCACATTGGAGGAACAACTCTGCACAACTTTGCAG GTATTGGCTCTGGTTCTGCACCACTGGAGCAGTGTATCGAGCTGGCTCAGAGGCCCGGGGTGTTGCAGCACTGGACAAGCTGTCGTCACCTCATCATCGACGAGATCTCCATGGTGGAGGCTCAGTTCTTTGACAAGCTGGAGTCCGTTGCTAG GTCCGTGAAGAGATCGACAGAGCCGTTCGGAGGCATCCAGCTGATCGTGTGTGGTGATTTCCTTCAGCTGCCTCCTGTTTCTAAAGGGAAGGAGAAGGCGAGATTCTGTTTCCAG GCCAGGAGTTGGCGTAAAGTGATACAAGTCAACATGGAGCTGATGGAAGTGCGAAGGCAAACAGACCAGTCCTTTATCTCCCTGCTGCAGGCAGTGAGAGTGGGCAG GGTGACGGAGGAAGTCACTGCCAAGCTGCTGAAAAGTGCCTACCATCACATCGAGAGGGACGGCATTCTAGCAACCAGACTGTGCACACACAAGGATGATGTGGAACTCACAAATGAGAACAAACTCCAGCAGCTGCCAG GTTCAGTGCGGGAGTTTGAGGCACTTGACAATGACCCAGCTCAGGTGAAGACCATCGACATTCACAGCCCTGTGAGCAGAGTGATCCAACTCAAAGTGGGAGCTCAG GTCATGCTGACAAAGAACCTGGATGTTGCTCGAGGTCTGGTGAATGGAGCCCGAGGGGTTGTTGTAGCATTTGAGTCTGGAAAACAAG GACTCCCACGTGTGCGTTTCCTGTGTGGCGTTACAGAAGTGCTGAAACCAGAGCGCTGGGTTTTTAAGTCCAATGGTGGGATCCACCTGAGTCGACAGCAGCTGCCACTCAAACTGGCCTGGGCCATTTCCATCCACAAGAGCCAA GGAATGACCCTGGACTGTGTGGAAATCTCTCTGGCACGTGTATTTGAGAGTGGCCAGGCTTACGTGGCCTTGTCCCGCGCTCGGAGCCTGGAGGGTCTTAGGGTGATGGATTTTGACCCTCGTGTGGTGCGGGCAGATCCAGATGTTCTCCTCTTCTGCAAGAAACTGAGGAAGGAGAGGCTGCTCATGCAA
- the ptger4c gene encoding prostaglandin E receptor 4 (subtype EP4) c produces MINDTLTFGELDTNVSEQLTPLSLNRNHSALRLESKSLVTSATMFAVGVLGNLIAIAVLCISKKEQKETTFYTLVCGMALTDLLGTCFTSPVVIATYVANRWPGGALLCHFFSFSMLFFGSAGMSILCAMAVERYLAINHAYFYSQHIDRTMARFALLITYLANIVLCIMPSFGFGQHVRHFPGTWCFLDWRAMDPLGACYSFLYGGVMLVLIAVTVFCNLAVCRSLVGMNQRTGIVRAEMCESGGSRRLFPRLPSVTSAAEIQMFWLLIFMTIVFLVCSIPLVVRIFVNQLYDPAYISAGGKPDYRSDLLAIRFASFNPILDPWVYILCRKNLLLKGCERLKRTVVRVRDGERDNTGWVGGQHSPPSLNSNDTSYASLRTASYRNDVEHQVQLKHQSFTDFTMRQAWEYDTARVNFHPFSVESTAILGCDEEVAAETKDPLAVRSSPDRSPTQTRPARVRRVDIVTCTISTSSSCQSMKYL; encoded by the exons ATGATCAACGACACTCTCACGTTTGGAGAACTGGACACGAATGTATCTGAGCAGCTGACTCCACTCTCTCTCAACCGCAACCACAGCGCGCTCCGGCTCGAGTCCAAGTCTCTGGTCACTTCAGCCACGATGTTCGCCGTCGGAGTGTTGGGGAACCTCATCGCCATAGCTGTGCTGTGCATCTCcaaaaaggaacaaaaggaaacaaCCTTCTACACGTTGGTGTGTGGGATGGCCCTCACAGACCTGTTGGGCACATGCTTCACCAGCCCGGTGGTGATCGCCACCTACGTAGCCAACCGTTGGCCAGGAGGAGCGCTGCTGtgccacttcttctccttctccatgCTTTTCTTCGGGTCAGCTGGCATGTCAATCCTGTGCGCCATGGCTGTGGAGCGATATCTGGCCATAAACCATGCGTATTTCTACTCCCAGCACATAGACCGGACGATGGCGCGCTTTGCGCTCCTGATCACTTACCTCGCCAACATTGTACTTTGCATTATGCCCAGTTTTGGCTTCGGGCAGCACGTCAGACACTTTCCCGGAACTTGGTGCTTTCTCGACTGGAGGGCGATGGATCCACTCGGAGCCTGCTACTCCTTCCTGTACGGCGGCGTGATGCTCGTGCTAATCGCAGTGACCGTTTTTTGTAACCTGGCCGTGTGCAGGTCACTGGTGGGGATGAACCAGAGGACAGGGATCGTGAGGGCGGAGATGTGTGAAAGTGGAGGTTCAAGGCGCCTCTTCCCGCGGCTGCCGTCGGTCACATCGGCGGCGGAGATCCAGATGTTCTGGCTTCTGATCTTCATGACCATCGTTTTCCTGGTTTGCTCCATTCCTTTAGTG GTGCGAATCTTCGTCAACCAGCTCTATGACCCTGCTTATATCTCTGCGGGGGGGAAGCCCGATTACCGGAGCGACTTGTTGGCGATCCGCTTCGCTTCGTTCAACCCCATTTTAGACCCTTGGGTTTACATTCTGTGTCGGAAGAACCTGCTGCTGAAAGGTTGTGAGAGGCTGAAAAGGACAGTGGTGCGCGTGAGGGACGGTGAGAGGGACAACACCGGCTGGGTGGGAGGTCAACACTCCCCTCCGTCTCTAAACAGCAACGACACCAGTTACGCGTCATTACGCACGGCCAGCTACAGGAACGACGTGGAGCACCAGGTGCAGCTCAAACACCAGTCGTTTACAGACTTCACAATGAGACAGGCGTGGGAGTACGACACCGCCCGCGTCAACTTCCACCCGTTCAGCGTCGAGTCGACCGCCATCCTCGGCTGTGATGAAGAAGTAGCAGCTGAAACCAAAGACCCGCTGGCGGTCAGGTCTTCTCCAGACCGCAGTCCAACACAAACGCGCCCCGCGCGCGTTAGGAGAGTGGACATTGTCACCTGCACCATCAGCACGTCGAGCTCCTGTCAGTCAATGAAATACCTTTGA